From the genome of Fibrobacter sp. UWH6:
CAACTGGAAATTTATGCAAGCCGCAATGATGATCATCCTGCCACATTGGAAATGAAGCGTTTGCTTGCCAACGTGCAACTTTTTGAAGCCATCCAGCGTGGCGACTTTAAGAAAGCCGAGGCAACTCCCGAACAAATGAAAACCTTTAAGGCGGAAGTTTTCTACAACCACGCCAACTTTGCCTTGATCGCGTTCATCCTAGCTTTCATCGGTTGTGTCTTGGCTGCAGTCAATTCCCTTTTCAAAAAGCGCGCCCTTGATATTGCGGCGAATTCTGCGGCTGCTGCTGTAGCTGCGACTCTCGCCATTGCTTTTGCTTTGCGTCTTTACATAACCAACCGTCCGCCTCTTTCTAGTTTGTATGAAATCGTGCTGTTGGTGGCCTTGCTTTTGGAAGCCTTTGAATTTGGTGCGTTCATTTTTTGCAAAAAGCGAACGTTCTCCCTAATTATTCCCGTGACCTTGATGGCTGCGGTTCTGCTGTTCTTCGCTAAGTTTATCTTGGAACCGGGCGATTTGTTCCAGCCCATTCCTGCTGTTTTGAATTCCGGTGTGTTCCTAACCCTTCACGTTTTTACCATTGCATTGGGCTTTGCGGGAATGATTCTTTCTGGCGTTGTAGCCCATGTGGCGCTGTTCCGCCAGACTCGATATCCTGAGGCTACAGAAAAAATCCAGAACATTTCCAAACTGCTTTTCGGTACCTTGGTTTTCGGTGCAGGATTCTCCATTTTGGGAACCTTGCTTGGTGGCGTGTGGGCGGATTATGCCTGGGGGCGTTTTTGGGGTTTTGACCCTAAGGAATGCGGAGCCCTTTTTGTTTGCCTGTGGGCCATGCTGACCTTGCATCTTCGTGGCGGTCGCCTTGTTGGCGAACGGACCTTCGCTCTGTTGAATAGCTTTAATGTGATTATCACATTCCTTTGCTGGTTTGGCATTAACTTGCTGGGTGTTGGGCTTCATAGTTATGGCTTCCAAAGCGGAACCGTAATGTGGCTCTTGACCTTTATTCTCGTTGATTTCGGTGTGATTTTTTTCCTGAATAGTCGCAACCGGGGAACTTTAAAATTATGATTTATGAATTACGAATTACGAAATGGAAAATCTCGGCGTAGCCGACTAATTTACTCTCGTACATCATAATCCGTACTTCGTAATTTTCTAAATTGTATTCCATGCTACAATGGGATACTTTGCTTTCTGCTACGCGTTATG
Proteins encoded in this window:
- a CDS encoding cytochrome c biogenesis protein; this translates as MTRISAALRKFASLKVTCVLLVAFLLLTFWGTLGQAAAGNEGAAIAADRFFGSYFLWVLGVVPLPAFKSLAVVSALHLIASMMYRMPRIFSRVDSGRLVPSGWRNLGLYGMHIALLVLLVGSLVGSEFRQEYNGFRAAESSKPITFYTVDDSLNTSAVGVGEGYPYFTFYKGQVDMFGMKVDLYTATYDPFKFVPYVFMILFLLSAAFHYAVKVRAGSAANKKNFISVIALVFAGLFFTPSANATTLFPPAIPDSIAEKLPWNPEDPVMVNGVVRPFDSFARGIVNDLYGKVTFKYCVEDDCDDEDAVYMVGLIYVRASEEKELFKVLRSDVLQALHLPENKRYVSYNDLNASRSQLEIYASRNDDHPATLEMKRLLANVQLFEAIQRGDFKKAEATPEQMKTFKAEVFYNHANFALIAFILAFIGCVLAAVNSLFKKRALDIAANSAAAAVAATLAIAFALRLYITNRPPLSSLYEIVLLVALLLEAFEFGAFIFCKKRTFSLIIPVTLMAAVLLFFAKFILEPGDLFQPIPAVLNSGVFLTLHVFTIALGFAGMILSGVVAHVALFRQTRYPEATEKIQNISKLLFGTLVFGAGFSILGTLLGGVWADYAWGRFWGFDPKECGALFVCLWAMLTLHLRGGRLVGERTFALLNSFNVIITFLCWFGINLLGVGLHSYGFQSGTVMWLLTFILVDFGVIFFLNSRNRGTLKL